AAAAAACCGCAAAAAAAATCGCAAAAAAACCCCTTGAAAGGCTCGGACCACCACCCTATATCGGACTCAGTGGTTGCCCAGCAGGGGACCACCGGCCCCGAGGAACGCTTCCGAAGGGGATTACATTTATCGCTTAACTTGAAAAGGATATCTATCATGCGTACTTTTGACCTGACTCCACTGTACCGTTCCGCCATCGGCTTCGACCGCCTGGCCCAGATGCTCAACGATGCCCAGCGCGCCGATTCGTCGCCCAGCTATCCTCCTTACAATATCGAACTCGTGTCCGATGACCAGTACCGCATCGTGATGGCGCTGGCCGGCTTCAGCCGCGACGAGATCGACATCACCTTCGAGCGCGATTCGCTGCACGTCGTCGGCCGCAAGCAGAAGGACGCCACCGAGCGCACCTACCTGCACCGTGGCATCGCTGCGCGTGACTTCGAACAGCGCTTCCAGCTGGCCACCCACGTCAAGGTGACCGGCGCCAGCTTCGACAACGGCATGCTCACCATCGAACTGGTGCGCGAGGTGCCCGAAGCGCTCAAGCCACGCAAGATCGTCATTGACGGTCAAGGCGGCAGCGAGAACGTGACCGCCCTGGAGCAGCGCCAGGCCGCGTAATCGCCCTCTAGCGGTATGACCCTCACAACTGGCCGGACTTTCCGGCCAGTTGTTCGTCCATCGTCTGCTTTGACCAACACCATTGTAAGCATATGTTTCCGTGGAAATTTCATTAAGTAGGGTCTAAGTTTTTTGCCTCATATTGAATACATCTAAAATCCTAGTTCAATTCAGGAGTGCAACATGTCCCAGACTACCCCAACCGGATCGAAAACCTTCAAACGCACTGTTGCCGCGCTGGCCATCGTGGCGGCCATTGGCGCCGGCGGTGCGGTCGCGGTCAAGCAGAGCAACGCGGTGGCGGCCGGTACGCCGGTAGCCACGGTCACCGCGCCTCCCTCGGCCAACGCCGGCGCCCCGGCTGCCGTTGCGGCCCCGTCCATTTCGCTGCCTGACTTTTCCGTCGTGGCTGCCCAAAACGGCCCGGCCGTGGTCAATATCGACGTGCGCGGCACCACCAAGGCCTCCTATGACGGCCAGGGGCAGGGCCGCGCCGAAGCGTTCGGCGACGATCCATTCATGGAATTCTTCCGCCGCTTCCAGGGCCAGAACCCGCGCGGCGGTCAGCGCGATGTGCCCACCCACGGCATGGGCTCGGGCTTCATCATCAGCGCCGACGGCATCATCCTGACCAATGCTCACGTGGTGCGCGATGCGCGCGAAGTGACGGTCAAGCTGACCGACCGCCGCGAATTCCGCGCCAAGGTGCTCGGCTCCGATCCGAAAACCGATGTGGCCGTGCTGAAAATCGACGCCAAGAACCTGCCGGTGGTGCCACTGGCCAAGACCGACAACCTCAAAGTGGGCGAGTGGGTACTGGCGATCGGCTCGCCTTACGGTCTCGATAACACGGTCACGGCCGGCGTGGTCAGTGCCAAGGGCCGCTCACTGCCCGACGACGCCTACGTGCCGTTCATCCAGACGGACGTGGCCGTCAATCCCGGCAACTCGGGCGGTCCGCTGTTCAACACCCGGGGCGAAGTGGTGGGCATCAACTCGCAGATCTACAGCCAGACCGGCGGCTACCAGGGCCTGTCGTTTGCCATTCCAATCGAAGTGGCTACCACGATTGCCAACCAGATCGTTTCCACCGGCAAGGTCGAACATGCCAAGCTCGGCGTGACAGTGCAGGAAGTGGGCCAGGACATCGCCGATTCGTTCAAGCTGGCCACGCCCGAAGGCGCGCTGATCGCCAACGTCGAGCGTGGCGGTCCCGCCGACAAGGCCGGTCTCAAAGCTGGCGACGTGGTGCGCAGCATGAATGGCAAGAAAGTCGTCAGCTCGATCGACCTGCCGGCCATGGTCGGCCTGATCAAGCCGGGCAGCACGGTCAAGCTGGAAGTGTGGCGCCAAGGTAAGCTGATCGCGCTCGACGCCAAGCTCGGCAACCTGAGCGACAAGGTCGCTGCCGTCGCGGCCACCAGCGACCGCGCCGAGCAGGCCAGCTCGAAGCTGGGGTTGTCGCTGCGTCCGCTCGATCCGAACGAGCGCCGCGAGAGCGGCATCGCCAATGGCCTGTTGATCGAAGACGCCGGCGGCGCCGCGCAAAGCGCCGGTGTGCAACCGGGCGACGTGCTGCTGTCGGTCAACGGCTACGCGGTCAGCAATATCGACCAGGTGCGCCAGGTGGTGGGCCAGTCCGGCAAATCTGTGGCGTTGCTGATCCAGCGCGGCGGCGATACAATCTTCATTCCCGTCCGTCTCGGTTAATCGTTACGGCAGAACGCACCAACAACAAGAAAAGGAATACACCATGCGACTTCTGCTGGTAGAAGACGACACCATGATCGGCGAAGTCGTGCTCGACCTCCTGCGGGCCGAGCACTACGCGGTGGACTGGGTCAAGGACGGCGACATGGCCGACACCGCGCTGCAAACCCAGACCTACGACCTGGTGCTGCTCGACCTCGGCCTGCCGCGCAAGGATGGCCTTGAAGTGCTGCGCTCGATGCGCGCGCGCAAGGAACTCACGCCGGTCCTGGTCGCCACCGCGCGCGACGCCAAGGAGCAGCGCATCGCCGGTCTCGACGCCGGCGCCGACGACTACGTGCTCAAGCCTTACGACCTCGACGAACTGCTGGCGCGCATCCGCGCCTTGCTGCGCCGGTCGGCCGGGCGCGCCGAGCCGGTGTTCGAACACGGCGGTGTCAGCGTCAACCCGCAAACCCGCGAAGTGCTGGCCGATGGCAAACAGGTGAGCTTGTCGGCGCGCGAATGGGCCGTGCTCGAGGCCTTGATCGCCCGGCCCGGCATCGTGCTGTCGCGCCACCAGCTCGAAGAAAAACTGTACAGCTGGAAGGATGAAGTCAACAGCAACGCGGTGGAAGTGTATATCCACGGCCTGCGCAAGAAGCTTGGCGCCGAACTGATCCAGAACGTGCGCGGCCTCGGCTACATGGTGCCCAAGCTATGAGAATGAAGGTGAAGCTGCCGCCGATGCCACGGGTGCCGGTGGTCACGCACTCGCTGCGCGGCCGCCTGCTATGGTTCCTGCTGGCAGCGATCACCATGGCGGCGATTGCCCAGGCGGCGATTGCCTATCGCAGCGCGCTCAGCGACGCCGACCAGATTTTCGATTACCACATGCAGCAGATGGCGATGTCGCTGCGTTCGAGCGCCACGCTCACCAACAAGGCTGCCGACGCCTCGCCCGATCCCGGCAACGACGACCTCGTGGTGCAGGTGTGGACGCCGGACGGCGCGCAAGTGTTCCGCTCGCTCTCACGGGCGGCGCTGCCGCAGCGCGCCGTGCTCGGTTTTTCCAACGTCAAGGCCAACAACACCACGTACCGGATTTTCTCGGTGCAAACCAGTAACCAGACCGTGCAGGTCGCCATGGACATGGCGGTGCGCCAGCGCATGGCCGGCACCCTGGCCCTGCGCACGGTGGGGCCGATTGCCGTGATGGCGCCGATCCTGATGCTGGTGGTCTGGTGGGTGGTCAGCGGCTCGCTCGCCCCGGTGTCGCGCGTCAAACGCCAGGTGGCGGCGCGCCAGGCCGACGATTTGTCGCCGGTGTCAGAAAACGATTTGCCCGACGAAGTGCTGCCGCTGGTGCACGAACTGAACTTGCTGTTCGGCCGGGTGCGCACCGCGTTCGAGGCGCAGCAGCATTTTGTCGCCGATGCCGCGCACGAGCTGCGCTCACCACTGGCTGCACTCAAGTTGCAGGTGCTGAGCCTGGAGCGGGCGCAGGACGATGCGGCGCGCAGCGTAGCGATCGGCCGCGTCACGGCCGGCATCGAGCGCGCCACGCGGCTGGTCGAGCAGTTGCTGGTGCTGGCGCGCCAGGAAGGCTCGGTCGATGATGTGCGGCTCGATCGCGTCAACCTGTCCGACCTGGTCAAGCGCACCCTGGGCGACATGGCGGGCCTGGCGCAGGCGCGCCAGATCGACCTGGGCCTCGAGCACGCCGACGATGTAGCCGTCGATGGCCAGCCCGATGCGCTGATCATCCTGATGCGCAACCTGGTCGACAACGCCATCAAGTACACGCCGGCCGGCGGCACCGTCGATATCGAGCTGCGCCGCATTCCGGCGGACGCCAGGGTCAAGGGCGTGGCCGGGCCGGGCAGGGTGCTGCTCAGCGTGGAGGATTCCGGGCCAGGCATTCCGCCGGACGAGCGCGAGCGCGTGTTCAGCCGCTTCTACCGGGTGCCCGGCAGCCAGGCTGGCGGCAGCGGCCTGGGACTGGCGATCATCAAGTCGATTGCCGAGCGCCATGGCGCCGTGCTGACGCTCGACAGCTCCGAGCGGCTGGGCGGGCTCAAGATCAAAATCGATTTTCCCGAGACGGCGAGGCCCACGCCGGTCTAAAATGCCGTTTTGATATGCGGACGGCACCATGAAAAAAATCGGATTCTCGGGAACGCTGGACCCGATCACCAACGGCCACATGTGGGTGATCAACGAAGCCCGGTCGATGGCGGACGAGGTGGTGGTGTTCCTGTCCGAGAACACCGCCAAGAAACCCAAGTTCACGGCCGAGGAACGCAAGAGCATCATCGCGCTCAGCTGCGCCGAGCAGGGCTGGCACAATGTGCAGGTCGTGATCGTGCGCGGCGACTACACGGCCCGCGCGGCCCGCAAGCACGGCGCCGAATACCTGATCCGCGGCATCCGCACCACCGCCGATTTCGACTACGAAAACCTGATCCAGCAAACCAATGTCGACGTGCTGCAAGGCGCCAAGACGATTTTCGTGATGCCGCCGCGCGATTTGGGTTCGGTCAGCTCGAGTTTCGTCAAGGCGCTGGAAGGGCCGATCGGCTGGAACTGGATCATGAAAAAATTCGTGCCGGGACCGGCGTACCACGCCTGGGTGCTGGGCTGGCTGCGCAACGAGTGGGAACTGCTGTGGGACTACGCCCAGGCCGATGAATCTGCCATCAACCACGCCGACGCCTGGTTCGCGCGCCTGACCGGCCCCACCGCGTATGGCGGCACTGCGCGCCATTATCACAACCTTGACCACCTGGTGCACGGCCTGTCCGAAATCCGCGCCTGGGCTGCCAACACCAAGCCGTCCGCGCTCGATATCGAGATCGTCAAGCAGGCGTTCTGGTTCCACGACGCCGAGTACGAACACGGCCGCCAAGCCGGCGCCCCCAGCAACGAGGAGGCCAGCGCCCAGCTCTGGCTGGGCAGCCACCTGGGCCAGGAAATGGACCCGGCCGCCGCGCTGATCCGCGCCACCGACCACTTCCAGGAAGCGTCGATCGAGCATCCGCTCAAGGCGGTGCTGCTGAGCGTGGACCTGGCCATCCTGGGCCAGGACGACGAGGTCTACCAGAACTACGCGCGCGCCATCCGCCAGGAATATGCGCACCTGCCCGACGACGAATATCGCCGCCAGCGCGCCGGCGCGCTGGCGCACCTGTGCCGCAAGGCCGAAGCGAACAAGCTGTTCTGCGACCCGTATTTCGCCGACCAGTACAACGACCGCGCCATCGACAACATGGAACGCGAAATGGCGCGCCTGGCCGGCGAGTAAGCGGTCAGTCGCCGAAGTCGATGACGGCGCTGCCGAGCGGCAGTTGTTTCGCGCGCGGTTCCCAGCTGCCGTTCGGATTCTGGCGGCGGAAGCTATCCTGCACGAACGGCATGCCTTCGCCATCCAGGAAATCGGGATTGTCCGACACCTGGAAATGCAGGTGCGGCACGCGGGCGTCGCCGGAAATGCCGACCTGGCCGATCAATTGGCCGCGCCGCACCGTCTCGCCGGTCCTGACCTTGACGCTGCCGGGACGCATGTGGGCGTACTGCGCGTACTGGCCGTCGGGGAGCGCCAGCACGACGAAATTGCCGGCCAGGTTAGCCATCGTCATCGAGATGGCGGGTGTAAAACCGTCCCTGGTGCGCGGGATGTTGTCGGGCATGGCGTCGCTGGCGGCCACCACCCTGGCGTCGGCCACCGCCAGCACGTCCGCGCCGTAGGCGTAGTGGTTGCTTGCCTGGCGCGGGTCGCCACTGTACGACTCGCCCTTGCGGTAGCGCTTCCAGTCGATTGCGTAGCGGCGGGCATTTTGCATCTGGCCGCCGACCACCATCACGCCCTTGCGGTGGTGCGAATCAATGCTGGGACCATTGTCCGGCACCCAGTCGCTGCCCTTGAGCGGGCGGCCCAGCACGATCGCAGGTGTGGTATCGATGACCACCGCCGGGCCTTCGACCACCACCTGGCCCTGGCGGATGCGATGGTGGAGGGCGCGCGGTACCGCCGCCGGCGTGTCGAAGGCCAGGCACAGCATGGCCACCGCGCTGCGGCCTGGCCCCAGGCGCAAGGACTCGTCGCCATCGTCAATGCCATAGAAGCGCACGCGCTCCCTGAGTTGCGGCGCATCGAGGGTGGCCAGCACCGCCGATCGGTCATCAAGCACGTCGATGCCGCGCAGCGGCAGCACGTCGTCGGAAAAATTATGCAGGTGCAGCTCATAAAACAGGAACTGCCTGCCGCCACTGGCAAACACACGCGGCGCCACTGGCGTGCGGAGCTCAAGCTGCGGCGGCGGAAACACGGCCACGACCGCAGCAGCAGTCGCCTTCACCACACCAGCAGCCGCATCACAGCCGGCCGGCAGCGGATCAGCCGCCTGCGCCAAGGTACAACAGCCCATCAACGTTACAAAGCAAAAACGCGCGCCCGCCATACTCAGCCCCCAAGTAAAAAGCCAAGTTTACCTGCAGATTCGGGGTCGATTCGCGATTCGCGATTCGGGGTCAGTGCCGACATTCGGACATTACGGAACTTTTTCGTTGAAGCGTACTTCAACAAATAAGTTCAAAAATGTCCGAATGTCGGCACTGACCCCGAAGCGCGAAGCGAGAAATTAGAAGCGGTTCCAGTTGTTGTGGCGGTGTTCGGTGGCTTCTTTGAGCAGGTGGCTGGCGCGGTGCAGGTCTTTGGGGCTGTGCTCGTCGCCGACTTCGACCGTCATCGCCAGTTCCTGGAGCGCCGGCGGGTATTCGTGTTCGGCCGCTTCTTCGAGCAACGCGCGCGCTCTGGCGGCGTCTTGCGGCACGCCCTGGCCGTCGCGGTAAAAGTACGACAGCAGGAACATCGCGTGGGGGTTGCCGCCGGCGCTGGCCGTTTGCAGCCAGTGCGCCGCTTGCAGATCGTTGCGGGCGACGCCGTCGCCGTTCTTGTACAGCAGCGCCAGGGCCAGGGCCGCGCGCGCGTGGCCCTGTTGCGCCGCTTGCGTGTACCAGGTCGAGGCGGCCAGCGGTTGCGGCGGCACGTTGACCACGCCGGTGCGCAGCATCTCGCCCAGTTCGTATGCCGCTGCGATGTCGCCGCCGCGCGCGGCCTGTTCGAACAGGCGCAGCGCGTCCTTGCGCTGCTGGGGCCGTTGCTGGTACACCAGCGCCAGTTCGCGCTGCGCCACCGGCAGGTTTTGCTGCGACCACGACATCAGCTTGCGCTCGGCGCTGGCGTCCGCTTCCTGAATGGCCTTCATGCCCACCACCTCGATCTGGGCATCGGTGGGCTTGTCGCGCTGCATCTGGCAGCCCGACAGCCATACCGAACCCACGATCGCCAGCAGCATCGCACCCGGATAAGTTTTCATCGTTGCACCTCGCATGGTTAGCACGGTTGACGGGCCGGCACCGGCCGGCCCGGGACAACATCACTTGCTCAGATCGATCGCATACTTGGCAAATCCGCTGGCGTCGAGAGCGCCTTCAGCCGTGACCGCCGTGATGCCGGCGCTTTTCGCCAGGCCCAGGTGACCCGGCGCCGAGCGCAGGATGACCGGGCCGGCGGTGGCCACCTTGACGAAGCTCCAGCTGCGCGCGCTGCCGTTATCGACCAGGCTGACCTTGCCGGTAGCCTTGCCACGCGCCGCCAGGTAGTTGCTGACCACGGTCTGGTTGGCATCGGGCGACTTGATAATGGTCTTGCTGCCGTCGATGCCGGGCACGGCGCCGCCGCCACCGGCGCGGTAGTCGTTGGTGGCGACGATGAAGTCGTCGGTGTCGGCGACCGGCTTGCCCAGGTACACCAGGTTGACGATGCGGCTGCCCGCCGGCCTGGTGACGTCGATCTGGTACGTCAGCGCATTGTTCTCGGCGTAGAACACGTCGTAGTTGTAGATGGTGGCGTAGCTCGGCACCAGGTCCTGCTCGGTGGTCAGGGCAGGATTGATGGAGCCGAATTGCTTGGCCGAGGTTTCCAGCCACGCCTTCAGGTCCGCGCCCTTGATCTTGACCGCCTGCAGGTTGTTATTGCTGTACAGGTAAAGGTCACCGGGGTTGCGCACTTGCAGGCCTACCGGCGCGGCCGGCGTGGCGCCTGGCGCCACATCGGTGAAGTCCGACGGCCCGTTGCGGCCCGCCTTGAACGGCGCGCTGCACGAGAGCACCGGGATGTTCTTGTAGCTGGCGATGGTGGCGTCGGTGCTGGTGGCGATGAAGTTCTTCACGTAGTCTAGCTGCGCCTGGTTGACGAGCTGGATCGCCGTGACGTCGCCGGCCAGCGAGAAGTACGACGACATTTCGAAGTCGGTGGCCACGCCCAGCGGCTGCCGGGCGTAGGCGATGGTGGCGGCGTGCTCGGTGGCCACCAGCGGTGAGATAGCCGGATCGGCAGCCACGTTGGTCGTGCCATCAAGGTACTTGAAACCACGCGATTCCACGCTGGTTTTGGCCGGTTGCACCACCCACTTGCCACCCTGGTACACGAGGGTCAGCTTGATGATGCCGAGTCGGCGGCCCCAGCTTTGCGCCATCACGGTCGGCACGCCATTGACAAAGCCGTTGACGGCGTCGATCTTGGCGCTGGCCGGGAAGGCGGCAAACGAGGCATCCAGCGCAGCGGCGCCGGTCTCTTTACCCTTGGGGAAAATCAGGTGCGAGTGGCCGATCAAGAGGGCATCGATGCCGGTACCGGCCAGGTGGTAGCTGGGGTTTTCCATCTTCGGGCTGTACGCGCTCGGATCGAGGCCGCCGTGCGACAGCGCCACCACCAGGTCGGCGCCCTTGCTGCGCAGTTCCGGAATGTATTGTTTTGCCGCTTCCACGGCGCCGGTGACCGCCACCTTGCCGGCCAGGTTTTTCTGGTCCCATTCGAGGATTTGCGGCGGCACGAAACTCATGATGCCGATATTGATCTTGACATCGAGTTGGCTGCCATCGGGCGCCGTGGCGCGGAAGGTGCGCGGCAACAGGGCGGTCGGTTGCACGATCGGCTTGCCGCTGGCCACGCCGGTAACGTTGGTCAGCGCCAGCGCGAACGTCGGTGCGCCGCAGTTGCCGGCCGGCTTGGTCACGCCAGGAATGCCGAAGTCGGTATTGGTGATCTGGCTCAGCAGCGGCAGGCCATAGTTGAACTCGTGGTTGCCGAAGCCGCCGCCGTCAAACTTCATGGCGTTCATCGCCTTGTGGATGGCCATGGTCTCGGTGCAGGCGACCGGCTTGGTCACGGCCTGCAGGTCACCCAGCAGCGTGCCCTGGATGGTGTCGCCGTTGTCGAGCAGGATGTTGTTGGGGTTTTCGGCGCGGGCGGCAGCCACCAGGGTGGCGGTGCGCTCCAAGCCGAGGCTGGTGTCCTCGGACAGCGAGTAGTAGTTGTAGCTCATCACGTTGGCGTGGAGATCGGTAGTCTCCATCAACGCCAGCGCAACGGTCGTGCCTTCCTGCACGGGCGGTACCAGGTTTGCTTCGCCGCCACAACCGGCCAGACCGGCTGCCATCATTGCCGAAAGCAGCACCAGATTCGTTTTCATCGCATACCTCGAAGTAATTAAATTTCAAGGTAGCGAGTTTAACCAGATTACATGACGGCCCCGTGACAGTTGATCAATACGCCCACAGCGGCCCGGCGCGACCGCCCACCGACGCGCCCTCTATCACCACGAATACCCGCCGTCCGTAAAAGAACGGCAAGCCCCAGTCGAAATACGTGCTCGACGACGCCGAACTGCTCAGCGTGCCGCCCACTTGCGCCGCGCGCACGCTCGATGACAGTTGCACCAGGTTGACGATGTTG
This is a stretch of genomic DNA from Duganella zoogloeoides. It encodes these proteins:
- a CDS encoding Hsp20 family protein; amino-acid sequence: MRTFDLTPLYRSAIGFDRLAQMLNDAQRADSSPSYPPYNIELVSDDQYRIVMALAGFSRDEIDITFERDSLHVVGRKQKDATERTYLHRGIAARDFEQRFQLATHVKVTGASFDNGMLTIELVREVPEALKPRKIVIDGQGGSENVTALEQRQAA
- a CDS encoding DegQ family serine endoprotease; this translates as MSQTTPTGSKTFKRTVAALAIVAAIGAGGAVAVKQSNAVAAGTPVATVTAPPSANAGAPAAVAAPSISLPDFSVVAAQNGPAVVNIDVRGTTKASYDGQGQGRAEAFGDDPFMEFFRRFQGQNPRGGQRDVPTHGMGSGFIISADGIILTNAHVVRDAREVTVKLTDRREFRAKVLGSDPKTDVAVLKIDAKNLPVVPLAKTDNLKVGEWVLAIGSPYGLDNTVTAGVVSAKGRSLPDDAYVPFIQTDVAVNPGNSGGPLFNTRGEVVGINSQIYSQTGGYQGLSFAIPIEVATTIANQIVSTGKVEHAKLGVTVQEVGQDIADSFKLATPEGALIANVERGGPADKAGLKAGDVVRSMNGKKVVSSIDLPAMVGLIKPGSTVKLEVWRQGKLIALDAKLGNLSDKVAAVAATSDRAEQASSKLGLSLRPLDPNERRESGIANGLLIEDAGGAAQSAGVQPGDVLLSVNGYAVSNIDQVRQVVGQSGKSVALLIQRGGDTIFIPVRLG
- a CDS encoding response regulator → MRLLLVEDDTMIGEVVLDLLRAEHYAVDWVKDGDMADTALQTQTYDLVLLDLGLPRKDGLEVLRSMRARKELTPVLVATARDAKEQRIAGLDAGADDYVLKPYDLDELLARIRALLRRSAGRAEPVFEHGGVSVNPQTREVLADGKQVSLSAREWAVLEALIARPGIVLSRHQLEEKLYSWKDEVNSNAVEVYIHGLRKKLGAELIQNVRGLGYMVPKL
- a CDS encoding ATP-binding protein — its product is MKVKLPPMPRVPVVTHSLRGRLLWFLLAAITMAAIAQAAIAYRSALSDADQIFDYHMQQMAMSLRSSATLTNKAADASPDPGNDDLVVQVWTPDGAQVFRSLSRAALPQRAVLGFSNVKANNTTYRIFSVQTSNQTVQVAMDMAVRQRMAGTLALRTVGPIAVMAPILMLVVWWVVSGSLAPVSRVKRQVAARQADDLSPVSENDLPDEVLPLVHELNLLFGRVRTAFEAQQHFVADAAHELRSPLAALKLQVLSLERAQDDAARSVAIGRVTAGIERATRLVEQLLVLARQEGSVDDVRLDRVNLSDLVKRTLGDMAGLAQARQIDLGLEHADDVAVDGQPDALIILMRNLVDNAIKYTPAGGTVDIELRRIPADARVKGVAGPGRVLLSVEDSGPGIPPDERERVFSRFYRVPGSQAGGSGLGLAIIKSIAERHGAVLTLDSSERLGGLKIKIDFPETARPTPV
- the coaD gene encoding pantetheine-phosphate adenylyltransferase, coding for MKKIGFSGTLDPITNGHMWVINEARSMADEVVVFLSENTAKKPKFTAEERKSIIALSCAEQGWHNVQVVIVRGDYTARAARKHGAEYLIRGIRTTADFDYENLIQQTNVDVLQGAKTIFVMPPRDLGSVSSSFVKALEGPIGWNWIMKKFVPGPAYHAWVLGWLRNEWELLWDYAQADESAINHADAWFARLTGPTAYGGTARHYHNLDHLVHGLSEIRAWAANTKPSALDIEIVKQAFWFHDAEYEHGRQAGAPSNEEASAQLWLGSHLGQEMDPAAALIRATDHFQEASIEHPLKAVLLSVDLAILGQDDEVYQNYARAIRQEYAHLPDDEYRRQRAGALAHLCRKAEANKLFCDPYFADQYNDRAIDNMEREMARLAGE
- a CDS encoding M23 family metallopeptidase, with protein sequence MGCCTLAQAADPLPAGCDAAAGVVKATAAAVVAVFPPPQLELRTPVAPRVFASGGRQFLFYELHLHNFSDDVLPLRGIDVLDDRSAVLATLDAPQLRERVRFYGIDDGDESLRLGPGRSAVAMLCLAFDTPAAVPRALHHRIRQGQVVVEGPAVVIDTTPAIVLGRPLKGSDWVPDNGPSIDSHHRKGVMVVGGQMQNARRYAIDWKRYRKGESYSGDPRQASNHYAYGADVLAVADARVVAASDAMPDNIPRTRDGFTPAISMTMANLAGNFVVLALPDGQYAQYAHMRPGSVKVRTGETVRRGQLIGQVGISGDARVPHLHFQVSDNPDFLDGEGMPFVQDSFRRQNPNGSWEPRAKQLPLGSAVIDFGD
- a CDS encoding tetratricopeptide repeat protein encodes the protein MKTYPGAMLLAIVGSVWLSGCQMQRDKPTDAQIEVVGMKAIQEADASAERKLMSWSQQNLPVAQRELALVYQQRPQQRKDALRLFEQAARGGDIAAAYELGEMLRTGVVNVPPQPLAASTWYTQAAQQGHARAALALALLYKNGDGVARNDLQAAHWLQTASAGGNPHAMFLLSYFYRDGQGVPQDAARARALLEEAAEHEYPPALQELAMTVEVGDEHSPKDLHRASHLLKEATEHRHNNWNRF
- a CDS encoding bifunctional 2',3'-cyclic-nucleotide 2'-phosphodiesterase/3'-nucleotidase, producing the protein MKTNLVLLSAMMAAGLAGCGGEANLVPPVQEGTTVALALMETTDLHANVMSYNYYSLSEDTSLGLERTATLVAAARAENPNNILLDNGDTIQGTLLGDLQAVTKPVACTETMAIHKAMNAMKFDGGGFGNHEFNYGLPLLSQITNTDFGIPGVTKPAGNCGAPTFALALTNVTGVASGKPIVQPTALLPRTFRATAPDGSQLDVKINIGIMSFVPPQILEWDQKNLAGKVAVTGAVEAAKQYIPELRSKGADLVVALSHGGLDPSAYSPKMENPSYHLAGTGIDALLIGHSHLIFPKGKETGAAALDASFAAFPASAKIDAVNGFVNGVPTVMAQSWGRRLGIIKLTLVYQGGKWVVQPAKTSVESRGFKYLDGTTNVAADPAISPLVATEHAATIAYARQPLGVATDFEMSSYFSLAGDVTAIQLVNQAQLDYVKNFIATSTDATIASYKNIPVLSCSAPFKAGRNGPSDFTDVAPGATPAAPVGLQVRNPGDLYLYSNNNLQAVKIKGADLKAWLETSAKQFGSINPALTTEQDLVPSYATIYNYDVFYAENNALTYQIDVTRPAGSRIVNLVYLGKPVADTDDFIVATNDYRAGGGGAVPGIDGSKTIIKSPDANQTVVSNYLAARGKATGKVSLVDNGSARSWSFVKVATAGPVILRSAPGHLGLAKSAGITAVTAEGALDASGFAKYAIDLSK